The Geodermatophilaceae bacterium NBWT11 genome has a segment encoding these proteins:
- a CDS encoding DUF4333 domain-containing protein encodes MTNPPQGGDEQDRDGASGQTGETPWWSGGSGSSTGSSGSSPASAPQEPEATQAHHPSQDDVPEGPGSTRMIPLRQPGQDAPAAGWEQSTSAGASGGGSSWGQQASGWSGQGSDAPERTGSSAAGSAGWSGQSAAGQQPSSQQPGSPQQPPPFGSTPGQYGQQSPSGQSSPGQSASGAPSYGQQSGPYGQNPSYGQGQQGQGQYGQQPSYEQPSGQYGQQPSYGQPQAGTSSQYGQGGQYGQAGPSGQPGQPGQGQYGQPGQQGQYGQQGPYGQQAPYGQSNQYGQSGPGQQYGQQGSWQGGNQGAPAKKRNTGLIVGLIALAVVVIAAAIILPLVLGGTRLDPQAVQRDVATQFEERESVAVDLTCPDDMDVSVGETYQCTGTTADDEDVTISIEITSDEGAYTWQEG; translated from the coding sequence ATGACCAACCCCCCGCAGGGTGGCGACGAGCAGGACCGGGACGGCGCCTCCGGGCAGACCGGTGAGACGCCGTGGTGGTCGGGCGGGTCCGGGTCGTCGACCGGCTCGTCCGGTTCCTCCCCGGCGTCCGCACCCCAAGAGCCCGAGGCCACGCAGGCCCACCACCCCTCCCAGGACGACGTCCCCGAGGGCCCCGGCTCGACCCGGATGATCCCGCTGCGCCAGCCCGGCCAGGACGCCCCGGCCGCCGGCTGGGAGCAGTCCACCTCCGCCGGCGCGTCGGGCGGGGGCTCCAGCTGGGGCCAGCAGGCCTCCGGCTGGTCCGGGCAGGGCTCGGACGCACCGGAGCGCACGGGGTCCTCGGCCGCCGGGTCCGCCGGCTGGTCCGGGCAGTCCGCGGCGGGTCAGCAGCCGAGTTCCCAGCAGCCCGGTTCCCCGCAGCAGCCTCCGCCGTTCGGCTCGACCCCCGGGCAGTACGGGCAGCAGTCGCCGTCGGGGCAGTCCTCGCCCGGGCAGAGCGCGTCCGGTGCGCCGTCCTACGGGCAGCAGTCCGGCCCGTACGGCCAGAACCCGTCCTACGGGCAGGGCCAGCAGGGGCAGGGCCAGTACGGACAGCAGCCCTCGTACGAGCAGCCGTCGGGCCAGTACGGGCAGCAGCCGTCCTACGGCCAGCCCCAGGCCGGGACGTCGAGCCAGTACGGACAGGGTGGTCAGTACGGCCAGGCCGGTCCGTCGGGCCAGCCGGGCCAGCCGGGTCAGGGCCAGTACGGGCAGCCTGGTCAGCAGGGGCAGTACGGCCAGCAGGGCCCGTACGGACAGCAGGCCCCGTACGGGCAGAGCAACCAGTACGGACAGTCCGGGCCCGGTCAGCAGTACGGGCAGCAGGGCTCGTGGCAGGGCGGCAACCAGGGTGCGCCGGCCAAGAAGCGCAACACCGGTCTCATCGTCGGGCTGATCGCGCTGGCCGTGGTGGTCATCGCGGCGGCGATCATCCTGCCGCTCGTGCTCGGCGGCACGCGCCTGGACCCGCAGGCCGTCCAGCGCGACGTCGCCACCCAGTTCGAGGAGCGGGAGAGCGTCGCCGTCGACCTCACCTGCCCCGACGACATGGACGTGTCGGTGGGGGAGACCTACCAGTGCACCGGCACCACCGCCGACGACGAGGACGTCACGATCTCCATCGAGATCACCTCCGACGAGGGCGCCTACACCTGGCAAGAGGGCTGA